The following coding sequences are from one Epilithonimonas vandammei window:
- a CDS encoding ParA family protein: protein MAKIIGVANQKGGVGKTTTAVNLASALGVLEKRVLLIDADPQANATSGLGVEEVNFSTYNLLEHSAEVIKCILPTSSPNVDIIPSHIDLVAAEIELVDRENREYMLREALKSVRDHYDYIIIDCAPSLGLITINALTAADSVIIPIQCEYFALEGLGKLLNTIKNVQKIHNQDLDIEGLLLTMYDSRLRLSNQVVEEVNSHFPEMVFETIISRNVRLSEAPSFGESILSYDAESKGAIQYIQLAEEVLLKNERLVKN, encoded by the coding sequence ATGGCAAAAATTATAGGTGTTGCAAACCAAAAAGGTGGTGTTGGTAAAACAACGACTGCTGTTAACCTGGCATCTGCACTTGGTGTATTGGAAAAAAGAGTTCTTCTTATAGATGCAGATCCACAGGCTAATGCAACGTCCGGACTTGGTGTGGAAGAAGTTAATTTTTCGACATATAATTTACTGGAACATAGTGCGGAAGTTATAAAATGCATCTTGCCTACCAGTTCGCCTAATGTTGATATCATACCATCTCATATAGATCTTGTAGCTGCGGAAATAGAATTGGTGGACAGGGAAAACAGAGAATACATGCTTCGCGAAGCTCTGAAGTCTGTTCGAGATCACTATGACTATATTATTATAGATTGTGCACCTAGTTTAGGTTTGATTACGATCAATGCGCTGACAGCCGCAGATTCTGTTATCATTCCTATTCAGTGTGAGTATTTTGCATTGGAAGGTTTGGGAAAATTACTTAATACAATTAAAAATGTTCAGAAAATCCATAATCAGGATCTGGATATCGAAGGACTTTTGCTTACAATGTATGATAGCCGACTCAGATTATCAAATCAGGTGGTAGAAGAAGTTAATTCTCATTTCCCGGAGATGGTTTTTGAAACCATTATCAGCCGCAATGTTCGCTTGAGTGAAGCGCCCAGTTTCGGAGAAAGTATCCTGAGCTATGATGCAGAAAGTAAAGGTGCAATACAATATATTCAGCTAGCGGAAGAAGTCTTGCTGAAAAATGAAAGATTAGTTAAAAATTAA
- a CDS encoding energy transducer TonB — protein sequence MKNLLLSLRTNDLDEVVFANRNKSYGAYALRNDYSNQLTKALFIGIAFFASVSAVPLVMNAFKSEVLLPKDDFSGREILVINDTETPKPKPDNTTPARVKTVANPEVTPVREIRKNKTLPTKKDFEGAAIGTETKPGPETTISVAPPISVGPPSATDHQPVSPPAQVEDPNVIVDGAKADVAADFKGGINAFRQKVAQGFDTSSIDQSGVVSATITFVVEKDGSISNIKITGANADFNQEAERTVKSIKTKWTPAQLKGKAVRSSFRMPISMRIE from the coding sequence ATGAAGAACTTATTACTTAGCCTCAGAACAAATGATTTAGACGAAGTGGTTTTCGCTAATAGAAATAAATCTTACGGTGCTTATGCCCTTAGAAATGATTATTCCAATCAATTGACCAAAGCATTATTTATTGGAATAGCATTTTTTGCTTCTGTGTCTGCTGTTCCACTAGTGATGAATGCTTTTAAAAGTGAAGTTTTGTTACCAAAAGATGATTTCTCCGGAAGAGAGATTCTTGTCATTAACGACACTGAAACTCCGAAGCCGAAGCCAGACAATACTACTCCGGCAAGGGTAAAGACAGTTGCCAATCCTGAAGTAACTCCAGTCCGCGAGATTAGAAAAAATAAAACATTACCAACCAAAAAAGATTTTGAAGGTGCAGCAATCGGTACAGAAACGAAACCTGGCCCCGAAACAACAATTTCTGTTGCGCCACCAATCTCTGTCGGTCCGCCGTCAGCTACAGATCATCAGCCAGTTTCCCCTCCTGCTCAAGTAGAAGACCCAAATGTTATCGTTGATGGTGCTAAAGCAGATGTAGCAGCGGATTTCAAAGGAGGAATCAATGCTTTTCGTCAGAAAGTTGCACAGGGTTTTGATACTTCATCTATAGATCAGTCTGGGGTGGTTTCTGCAACCATCACTTTTGTGGTGGAAAAAGATGGAAGCATTTCTAATATTAAAATCACCGGTGCTAATGCAGATTTTAATCAGGAAGCAGAAAGAACAGTAAAGTCTATTAAAACAAAATGGACGCCTGCTCAGTTGAAAGGAAAAGCTGTTCGCTCGTCATTCAGAATGCCAATTTCTATGAGAATAGAGTAG